The Brassica oleracea var. oleracea cultivar TO1000 chromosome C6, BOL, whole genome shotgun sequence genome includes a region encoding these proteins:
- the LOC106299156 gene encoding phosphoinositide phosphatase SAC2-like, with amino-acid sequence MSPPLPEADKDGGVIVTESSTPIAEAAFSKTNNGSQTEDIQKPDDESTKPVTLRNNIGECSTHDLPSNDETASDSAVENGNDGKDAKEDQLKEATTILQKRVFKAFSAATRWYVVVIYNATNQMS; translated from the exons ATGTCTCCTCCTCTGCCTGAAGCAGACAAAGACGGTGGCGTTATTGTTACAGAGAGTTCAACTCCCATTGCAGAGGCAGCTTTTTCCAAGACTAACAATGGATCTCAAACAGAAGATATACAAAAACCAGATGATGAATCTACAAAGCCTGTTACTCTCAG GAACAACATTGGTGAATGTTCTACTCATGATCTTCCCAGTAACGATGAGACTGCATCAGATTCAGCGGTGGAGAATGGTAACGACGGTAAAGATGCAAAGGAGGATCAGCTCAAGGAAGCAACAACCATTCTTCAGAAAAGAGTGTTCAAAGCATTCTCGGCAGCAACCCGATGGTATGTTGTTGTTATCTACAATGCCACCAATCAAATGAGTTGA
- the LOC106300177 gene encoding cysteine proteinase RD21a has protein sequence MIVVSSAMDMSIISYDKNHHTVSSRSDAEVSRLYEEWLVKHGKAQNSLTEKDRRFEIFKDNLRFIDEHNGKNLSYRLGLTKFADLTNDEYRSMYLGSRLKRKATKSSLRYEVRVGDAIPESVDWRKEGAVAEVKDQGSCGSCWAFSTIGAVEGINKIVTGDLISLSEQELVDCDTSYNEGCNGGLMDYAFEFIINNGGIDTEEDYPYKGVDGRCDQTRKNAKVVTIDLYEDVPANSEESLKKALSHQPISVAIEGGGRAFQLYDSGIFDGICGTDLDHGVVAVGYGTENGKDYWIVKNSWGTSWGESGYIRMERNIASSAGKCGIAVEPSYPIKNGQNPPNPGPSPPSPVKPPTQCDSYYTCPESNTCCCLFDYGKYCLAWGCCPLEAATCCDDNYSCCPHEYPVCDLDQGTCLMSKNSPFSIMAIKRKPATPFWSQSRKNIA, from the exons ATGATCGTGGTATCATCAGCGATGGATATGTCAATCATTTCCTACGACAAAAACCACCACACCGTCTCTTCCAGAAGCGATGCTGAAGTTTCAAGACTGTACGAGGAGTGGCTAGTGAAACACGGGAAGGCTCAGAATTCTCTTACAGAGAAAGATCGACGGTTCGAGATCTTTAAAGACAATCTCCGCTTCATAGACGAACACAACGGGAAGAATCTTAGTTACAGACTGGGTCTTACGAAGTTCGCGGATCTCACTAACGATGAGTATAGATCCATGTACCTCGGGTCTAGGCTGAAGAGGAAAGCCACGAAGTCCAGCCTTCGCTACGAGGTGCGTGTAGGTGACGCTATCCCGGAGAGCGTTGACTGGAGGAAGGAAGGTGCCGTGGCTGAGGTCAAAGATCAGGGAAGCTGCG GGAGTTGTTGGGCGTTTTCAACCATCGGAGCCGTGGAGGGCATAAACAAGATCGTGACCGGAGACTTAATATCCTTGTCTGAACAAGAATTGGTTGATTGTGACACTTCATACAACGAAGGTTGTAACGGAGGTCTCATGGACTATGCTTTTGAGTTCATTATAAACAACGGCGGAATCGATACAGAGGAAGATTATCCTTACAAGGGTGTTGACGGACGTTGTGACCAGACCAGA AAAAACGCTAAAGTTGTTACAATCGATTTATATGAGGATGTGCCGGCTAACAGCGAAGAATCATTAAAGAAAGCACTTTCTCACCAACCAATCAGCGTCGCCATTGAGGGTGGTGGTCGTGCGTTCCAGCTCTATGATTCG GGTATATTCGATGGAATTTGTGGAACAGATCTAGACCACGGAGTTGTGGCGGTCGGATACGGAACAGAGAATGGCAAAGACTATTGGATTGTGAAAAACTCATGGGGAACAAGTTGGGGAGAGAGCGGATATATAAGGATGGAGCGCAACATTGCGTCTTCAGCAGGAAAATGTGGAATCGCTGTGGAGCCTTCTTATCCGATCAAGAATGGCCAAAACCCACCAAACCCTGGACCTTCACCTCCATCTCCCGTCAAGCCTCCGACCCAATGTGACAGCTACTACACATGTCCTGAGAGCAACACTTGTTGTTGTCTGTTTGATTATGGCAAGTATTGCCTTGCTTGGGGATGTTGCCCACTAGAAGCAGCCACATGTTGTGATGACAACTATAGTTGCTGCCCTCACGAGTACCCCGTTTGTGACCTTGATCAGGGAACTTGTTTAATG AGCAAGAACAGTCCGTTTAGTATCATGGCCATAAAGCGCAAGCCCGCAACACCATTCTGGTCACAGAGCAGGAAGAACATTGCGTAA